The window GACCAGCAGAAACCCGGCATCTCCAAGACTTCATCCCAGTTACTTGCCTGTAAGAGAGTCTGAGACACATCTGTGTTCTCTGGACTGTCAAAATGCAGGAGCTGAGAGCCAAAGGCATAGTAGTGGGGGCCCATTTTGTGGAGGTCAACCACGTTGGCATCAGCGCTGAACACTGTCCTCCACCCCTCCTTATAAATCTTGGGGAGCTCCACGGAAAGGATCCTCCTTTTGTTGTCATAAAGCCCCTTTGCCAGCCACAGAGGGATTTCCAATTTGGAGCCCTGGATAAGAACACAGAGGCAAAGACGAGTCAAATACAAAATGTGCGGGACATAAAAGAGAAGCAAACCATCAGGTAAGTTCAGCCTCTGTCACTGAATGACTGCTGTCAGCAGAGGATTTTTTTTATGAAAAGTAACTGCGGGGGCTGAAATCATTTGCACAACAAACCAGACAAAGAAAATCGAGAAATCTACTGGAATAGGCTCAAAACAAAACTTGAGCAGAAAGGAAAGTTTCAACATAAATCCAGTCTCTCAAGTGAGTCCGTCGTTGGAGCCAATCACAGTGTTGCCACAGTGCTTTCTGACAGTGTTCAATAAGTAGTGCAAATGTTAAAAACCCGAGCAGGGTGTTTGGCTCCCAATTGCCtatcattagggggcagctaggtggcgcaggggttaaagcactggccctggattcaggagtacctgagttcaaatccggcctcagacacttgacacttactagctgtgtgaccatgggcaagtcacttaacccccattgcctaaaaaaaaaacaaaaacaaaaaaccaattgcCTATCATTTCCCTTAAGCTGACAAGTCCCATGGAGTGGGGTTTTTCCTCCATCAGTTTGACTGTACAACCTCCCACCCACTTAAAAAAGAGAGTTGACTTGTATTTATTCCTTGAACTAAACGGAACCCCTTTCATATTATATTAAGTAACTATATTGATGCACATCAAATATCAGCTAATACCTTATACTTTAAGGGATCTTTGAATTCTCTGATGTGCCCTCCAGCAGCACACAGTGAAACCCAGACCTTCCAACTCTTGGTGACTCTTGTTCACAGCCTTCCCTAAATGAACCACAGGGATTCCTTCCACCCAAAGGGCTAGAGAGGGGGCCTTCCCTGAGGTTTCTTCACACAAGATCAGTGCCAGTGAAGCAGCTAGGCTGCCCACAGGTCTTCTGTGTTCTTATACGTGTTTCTGACCACATCCCCTCACATTTTCTCCAGCAAACCTCTCTCTCACTCATCCCCTCTCTTGaatcttcagtctctccataGATACTGCTcccttccctactgccttcaaaTACACCAAAGTCTccttattggtttttttgtttgttttttgagtggggcaatgagagttaggtgacttgtacagggtcacacagctagtaagtgtcaagtgtctgaagccagatttgaactcaggtcctcctgaatccagggccggtgctttatccactgtgccacctagctgccccaccccccacccccgccccgtcactgtttttaaaaaataaaaaacaaaaataaaataaccctttGCTATCATGCTCTCAGTTATTCTACATCTCACCTGCATTTCTCAGCTAAATTAGAAAAAGGGTGCCTTCACATCTTCACCTCACTCACTtgaccctttacaatctggcttctaacctcatcaCTTCACTAAAAGTGGATCTTCCAAAGTTACCGATGgtcttttcccagtcctcctcctcctcctcctcttctgctGGCCTGATCTGAGGTGGCTgacccccctctctttcccctccagcCTTTTGTGATGCAGACACTTCAGTGATTCTGCCTGTGTCTGCCTCTTCTGTCTCTGTGGCTGGCTAATCACCCACATAGTGACCCCTAACTGTGAGTGCACCCAACGGTCGGGCCCTGGGCCCGCTTCTTCTCCCGTAACACTCTTTCTCTTAGCAATCCCACCACATCATCTCTAGGCAGATGACTCCCAGAGCCAGCCTGGGTCTCAATCCTGAGCTCCGGTCTAAGGAACGTCCCAAAGATGACCCAAGTTCAACGAGTCTCAAACAGAACTTATTCTCTCCCTGActttctctctcaccccacaCATCTAGGCAGGGGGTAAGCCTGACAGCTTCTTCCTCCGTAGCATCTTTCATGCCCAGCTTATTCTCTGCCCTCACATGGCCACCCCTGCAGCTGACCCTGCTCCACACTGGCCTGGACCAGtccctgcctcatgtctctccccaCTTTTCCATGCAGCTGCCAAAGCAATTGTCCTTGAATGCAGACCACTGCCATTTTACTTCCTCACTCGATTAACTCCAGGGGCCCATCGTCTTGGCTCTGAAAGCCCTTCAGAGCATGGCCCCGACACCACTCTTCTCTCATTGGACACTCCTCTCTCTGCTCCCATGTGTGGCATTGCCTCTCCAGCTCCAGGCTTCCCATGCCCCGAATGGACTTGCTCCTCACATCAGCCTCACAGAGCCATGTCTTCCTTTAAGACACTGCCCAAATGTCACCTTCTGCAGGCCTTCCTCGATCTTCCTTCCAGACAGCCCGGGCCCTCCGGCACTAGATCTTGGGTTAAGCTACCTTTTGtattgtatttattctgcatttACTTATTCTGGTTGTATTCAGGCGTACTCTGCACTAATGATGTGTAAGCTCCCAGAAAGGCAGACTGGGTCTGGTTGCCACTGtgtcaccagtgcttagcacagggccctgcacacagtaggtgcttcataagcACTTGTTGACTGACATTAGTTTCGGTTGCCACGATGAGCCCCTGTCCTTCTCTGGTTATAGATCTCTTTGAGGACGCTCTTtagtctacattttttttctggggcaatgagggttaagtgacttgcccagggttacacagctagtaagtgtcaagtgtctgaggtcagatttgaactcaggtcctcttgaatccagggccagtgctttattcactgcaccacctagttgccccctttagTCTACTTTTAAAGAAGGAATTCATCAGAGGTAGTGTAGTGAGCCTCACACCATCTGTGCCCCCATAGCTCCCCATTGCCTTTGTGGTGAGCTACAATCCTACTTCCTCTGCAGCATTACTATTAGTAAAAGATGGGTTCTGGCTTCAGGGCCAGCTTGGGGTCATTAGAAGCactgcacaatttcccaaatacaacccaactttcttcttcctcctcagttATTTATCTAGTTCATCGTCTCTCAACAGTACATTTGGAGAGAGTCCCTAAAGTCTTAGTAGACTTTTAAGCTTTAGTAAGATTAAACTGGCACTAAAGATCCCCCTGTATCTGTGTAAGGTACATTACTGAGAGACCAGGTCCCTGGAATATTCATCTCACTGAATGCCATCATCTGGATAAGAGGCACtattcatccactttgtttttcttgcttgtgCCTTCCTTCCAACATTATCCTCCATTCACACGGTACTCATCTTGCATGGTCAGTCTTTGGCATGCCTTCcctcccattagagtgtaagctctatGAGGCCAGGAACCATGTTTTTGCCATGAGCCTGGTGCACCTCACAAATGTGTTGACTGTCTGGGCACGGGGTTTTCAATGATTTTGGAGGCCCTGCCATGTTTCGGTGCCTCATCTGTAAGCAGGAGCACTGGGAGGGCCTTGCTCTCTGTAGGGAATCCCTTTTCCAAACTCTGTGATGAAGGCTATCCAGGACAGTGGCAAACACCTTTACCGCCTTCTTTGACCCCTCTCAATGAAGCACAGGACAGAGGGATATCAGTTGTTCTGGCGACCAGAgaacttttcatttcttaaaCATCTGCACGGCGGATGATACCTTGTGGAGTCATCCTGAGGGTGGCGCTGTGCTCTGCTAAATCAAAGCCCAGTGCATTCTTGGCGCCTTTCAGTTAATTGTGTGCTTGTAAAGACACGGTCAGCTGACAGTCTATGCCCTTCTTGTAATTTCATCAAGGAGGCTCTCtcaaggaggcagagaggagagaggaggtgcGTGAGCCGGTTAGTGGGGAAGGATATTTGGTGATCACAGTTTTGGCAGTCAGGTCTAGCATTTTTTACATTCATGTggcatcctcttcctcttcagatATCTGGAGAATTGATCCCTCGAGGGCCTGAAAATAGCAATTCTGTGGCCTCAGACTTCAAATCAGCGACCCAACCAGAGCTTCGGTCTGTGGGGGGAAAGCAGCAGGACACCACAGCAAAAGACAGAGAGGGAATTCTGAATGAGGGTGGAACAGACTTTGAAGAGGGAGACTGCTCCTAGGTGTGTGCTCCAGGGagtcaaagagaaagggaaattgggaatatatgtaggtatatatacacacatacatatacacatacccatacatacccatacatacatgcaggtatacatacacacacacaggagcACATTTTTTCAATAGTCAGGAACTGGAAGGAAAGTGGGTTTTCTCATCCgctggggaatgattgaacaaactgtggtagaCAGTTGTAATGGAAGAACATCAGGGCataaaaaatggcaaaaatgaagagttcagagaaacttaggaagcCCCATATGAAATTACACAAAGTAAAGTAACCAGAACCAGGATAGTTATTTACAGTGATCACAATaatgtgaaggggaaaaaagacataaCTCTCATCAGGGCATCGCTCGATGAAGGACGCTTCCCGCCTGTTGACAGAGATGGACAGGAGGCGTGTAACAAGGCATACATCTTCAGACATAGCCAGTGTCTTGCTCGGACTTACTTGTTTCTGGCAGTAGTGATGTCATTGGAAAGTGACAGGgaggttaaaaagaaagaaggacaatCCACAAAACACTTCCTAACAAGCCACAAAgagaaccaattccaatgaggaagaagggagggagctgTCTAAAGGCACAGGGATGCCAAGGGCTCTCATTGGTACAAAAGATGGAAGCGAAGGCAGGTAACAGAGGATAAGGAGAGAGCGGATGCTCAGAATGAGTTCAGGTTGGTGAGGCAAGGGAAGGACAGAAAAGACTGCGTGCTTCTAAAAGGTTACTGGGgacaagaggagaagagagagaagcacTGCTTTGGGCGCATGGGCTGATGAGAGCAGACACCAGGAAATGCAGCTATTCCCCAGTAAGGCTGCCGACAGGAGGAGGACCTAGAGACTGGACCAGAGAGGCCACTTAGGAGGTCACTGAAACATTCCAAGACAGAATGGTGGAGCCCTAGACTGGGCCAGTTGTGGTATCAGGAGAGACCCAGGAGAGGCAAAGTGACAGGACTGACAGGGACAGCagtaaaagggagggaaaggctgCAGATGATCCCAGGGTTGCAAACCTGGGGGACAGTGGGATGGTGGGGTTCTCCAGAGACAAAAGGAGGTTCCGGGGAAGGGCAGGTCTGGGTGTAAAGACAACATTTGCCTAGTTTAATAGTaatgtaacatttatataatgctaggTAGGCACAAACACAATTATCCCTTTGACCTTCACAGCTTGGATGggaccccattttacagtagaggaaaggAGGCAAACAGCGATGAGGTGACTTGctggggtcacacggctaatgtctgaggccacatttgaactcaggtcctcctgaatccagggccagtgctttatccactgtgccacatagctgcccccatcccctggGATCTTTTGAAAGAAAGTCCTGCGTTGAACTAAGTCACtccctagcagtgtgaccctgaataagtcgcttgaccccgtttgcctcagtttcctcatctgtcaaatgggctggagaagtaaatggcaaatcactcctgtatctttgctaataaaatcccaaatggggccacgaagagtcaggcacaatcGTAAGGGCTGAATAACGACAAGAAGAACCCCAGCTttagtaaaatacaaatttacGCCCCAGAGCCTCGGGCGTGGGTAAGAGCCTGGACGTTAAGCAACCGGGCAGGAGGTAAGGGAGTCAAGACCCGATTGTACGCATGCGTAGCAAAAGCCGCGCGCTTCTCATTCACCAGGCATGCGCAAAACTTTCCTTTGCACTCCGCCCTTGACTACAATCCCCAGCATTCAGTGCGGTATAAAGGCAGGAAGCTCAGTTACCACATGGCGCCGCTCAGTCTGCCGGGAATTGTAGTCTTTGCCGTACGGAGATCGGGGGCGTTACCTCAGGGACGCCGGGGTCGCTATCTCCGCCGCTGCTGCGCTCCAAAAATAAGGATCCTAGGCGGGGCAGGACCGTCTCAGTGCGGGCCGGCAATTTCTCGTGGGACATCAGAATATCGTCGAGAGACAGGAAGTTCTCCTCGGGCCCCAGAGCCCCCGACTCCACCGGGAAATAGGCCTCGGACATGGCGGCAGCTTCTCCGCTTCTACCCAGACAGCGCGACAACACCCAGCGAGTTCGGAGGTGGACGGGGAGGGAGCGGAGTGTCCGCGCTGTCGGCGGAGACACCCCAACCCCTTGAAACTCCCGCTTCTCGACCAGCCCGGCGCAAGTGACGAGCCAGGCAAGAGCAATCTATCTGCCTCTGGGAATAATCGATTCCTCCAAGACTAAAGCAATCAATCCGCAGAGGTTCACTGGGCTCAGTGGAGGCCTTAGGACCCTGAGCTCTTCTTCGTTCATCTTTTGCCAAGTGCAGAATTGtttaggaaaagaagaagaaggaaaaaaagatagcaGGCCTAAATGTTACCAGATGCAGTTGTATTGCATCaataactttatattttttaatgtgttatttaaTCTGGTACGGctaaatagagtggtggattactggaatagattaagtatacaacacatagtagtaaatgactataacaatctagtgtttgataaaccctatACAacacatagtagtaaatgactataacaatctagtgtttgataaacccaaagatccaagctgttgggataagaattcactatttggcaaaaaacaaaacaaaacaaaacaaaacaaaaaaccacctgggaaaactggaaagcggTTTGGCAGAAACTACGTATAAACCAACagctcacaccatataccaaggtaagatcaaaatgagtacatgatatagacataaagggtgagaCATGAAATAATCTACCTGCCTGacctatggataggggaagaatttatgaccaaacaagagatagaaagtatcgtgggatgtaaaatggatgattttgattatattttttaaatgttgcacaaacaaaaccaatgcaaccaagattagaaggaaatcaggaagCTGTGAAACAGTTTTTACAGCAAGTTGTCTCTGATACAGGCCTTATTTcttatatgtctgtgtgtgtatatgtttatgaaagagtcaaatttataagtgtacaaatcatttcccagttcataaatggtcaaaggatatgaacagacaattttcaaaagaagaaatcaaagctatctatagtcatatggaaaaaatgcatcAATTGACAAGCCTGGTTCTTCTAGCATTTtgttctccccctttccccaacattagactgtgggctcctAGAGAGCAGGCATCAGGTTTTCGTACCTTTCTTTGTATAACCCCAgcagttagcacaatgcctggtgcatagtaggcttGTTGGCTGACTCATGGCTCAAGGATGACTCTAGAATAACAGTTCCCATTAATATAACGTTTCACTATTTATCACAGAGGCCATGGGATATAATGGTGAGGGCCCTAGATCCTGAGTCAGGAGATACCTGGGTTCACTCAAATCCCCTCTGTAACAATTCTggtgtgattatgggcaagttaGTAAACCTTGTGCAAGCCCAGTCTCTTCTGCTGTAATATAGAGATAATACATGTTGTCCttgaggttgttgtgaagataaaatgagatgatgtatgttaAGTgctgaaatattataaaaatgttgtCTGTAATTAAGGAAGCACCAGAATTCAAGAAAACCTTGGAggaccaaacacacacacacacacacacacacacacacacacacacacacacacacacactctctctctctctctctctctctccatatatatatatatagtgtttgtgtggcagttggggttaagtgacttgcccagggtcacacagctggtaagtgtcaagtgtctgaggccagatttgaactcaggtcctcctgactgcagggctggtgctctatccactgcactactttgCTAAccccaaactatttttttaaataaacatttttatttaaagttttgagttccaacttctatcccttcttccctccctcccctccccctccccttccccgaggtggtaagcaatcagatatgggttatgcatgtgcagttatgtaaaacattaccatgttaatcattttttataagaaaacttgaataaaaaaaaaatggatgaaagagtgacaaatagcatgcttcagtctgtgttcaatcaatatcagttctttctttggaggtagatagtatgcttcatcattagtcctttgggattgtcttatatcattgtattgctgaaaatattggtcatttacagttcttcattgaacaatattgctgtcactgcgtacaatgttctcctggttctgctcatttcactatacatcagtccacttaagtctttccaggcctttttgaaataatcctgcttgtcatttcttatagcacaataatattccatcaccattatataccacagcttgtctagccatttcccaattgatgggcattcctttgatgtccaattcttagccaccacaaaaagagctcctataaatatttttgttcaagtaggtcttttttctctttttggagatgtcttccggatataaacctagcagtggtactggtggatcaaaggtatgcacagttctatagccctttggacatagttccaaattgttctccagaatggctggatcagttcacaacttcaccagcaGTGGAGAAGCAAACTTTTTTGATGA is drawn from Dromiciops gliroides isolate mDroGli1 chromosome 2, mDroGli1.pri, whole genome shotgun sequence and contains these coding sequences:
- the GINS3 gene encoding DNA replication complex GINS protein PSF3: MSEAYFPVESGALGPEENFLSLDDILMSHEKLPARTETVLPRLGSLFLERSSGGDSDPGVPEGSKLEIPLWLAKGLYDNKRRILSVELPKIYKEGWRTVFSADANVVDLHKMGPHYYAFGSQLLHFDSPENTDVSQTLLQTFIGRFRRIMDSSQNAYNEDTSGLVARLDELERGLFQTGQKGLNDFQCWEKGQASQITASSLVQNYKKRKFTDLEG